Proteins encoded in a region of the Bradyrhizobium sp. CB3481 genome:
- a CDS encoding DNA-3-methyladenine glycosylase I has product MTAFKTIRARAEQRKGGPKGLAKLLPPKPDPKALARLGDDRILAEMAKRVFCAGFAWSVIESKWPGFEKAFLGFKPGPLSLKPDEFWDDLMKDTRIVRNGAKIMSVRANASFVRDIAKEHGSFGKFLANWPSSDEAALLELLAKRGSRLGGNTGQMMLRFLGWDGFVTSRDVVLCLRDAGLDIAETVTSKRDLAKVQAQFNAWAEESGLCYVQMSRICALSIGENYSAERLESMMGGDE; this is encoded by the coding sequence GTGACCGCGTTCAAGACCATTCGGGCCCGCGCCGAACAGCGCAAGGGCGGGCCCAAGGGGCTCGCCAAACTGCTGCCGCCAAAGCCCGATCCGAAGGCCCTCGCCAGGCTCGGCGACGACCGGATCCTCGCCGAAATGGCCAAGCGGGTGTTTTGCGCGGGCTTTGCCTGGAGCGTGATCGAGAGCAAGTGGCCGGGCTTCGAAAAGGCGTTTCTCGGCTTCAAGCCGGGCCCGCTGTCGCTGAAGCCGGACGAATTCTGGGACGATCTGATGAAGGACACCCGCATCGTCCGCAACGGCGCCAAGATCATGTCGGTGCGCGCCAATGCGAGCTTCGTCCGCGACATCGCCAAGGAGCATGGCAGCTTCGGCAAGTTTCTGGCGAACTGGCCTTCGTCCGACGAGGCCGCGCTGCTCGAACTGCTGGCCAAGCGCGGCAGCCGGCTCGGCGGTAATACCGGCCAGATGATGCTGCGCTTCCTCGGCTGGGACGGTTTTGTCACGTCGCGAGATGTCGTGCTGTGCCTGCGCGATGCCGGGCTCGACATTGCCGAGACCGTCACCTCCAAGCGCGACCTCGCCAAGGTGCAGGCGCAGTTCAACGCTTGGGCCGAGGAGAGCGGGCTTTGCTACGTGCAGATGTCGCGGATTTGCGCGCTGTCGATTGGGGAGAATTATTCGGCGGAGCGGCTCGAGAGCATGATGGGTGGTGACGAATAA